From the genome of Aeromonas hydrophila subsp. hydrophila ATCC 7966:
GACACCTTGCAGCAGCGTACCCGCGACATACTGCAACAGCAGGGACTGAGCGGTCTGGCCATCCACTCCGGCCAGACCCACCGCATCTTCCTCGATGATCAGGATTACCCCTTCAAGGTGAACCCCCAGTTCAAGGCCTGGTTGCCGGTGCTGGATAATCCCCACTGCTGGTTGCTGGTGGACGGCGTGAACAAGCCGGTGTTGCTGTTCTACCGGCCGGTGGATTTTTGGCACAAGGTGGCGGAACTGCCCAACGCCTTCTGGGTCGACTTCTTCGATATACGCTTCCTGACCCGCCCGGAGCAGGTTGCCGATCACCTGCCGGCCAACAAGCAGGAGTGGGCCTATCTGGGCGGCCACCTGGAGGTGGCCGAGCTGCTGGGGCTGGGCCAGCCCAATCCGGAGGCGGTGCTCAACTATCTGCATTATCATCGTGCCTACAAGACGGCCTACGAGCTGGAATGCCTGCGCGATGCCAACCGCATTGGGGTACGCGGCCACATTGCGGCCAAGGACTCCTTCATGGCGGGGGCGAGCGAGTTCGAGATCAACCTGGCCTACATGAAGGCGGTCGGGCAGGGGGCCAATGAGGCGCCCTACGGCAATATCGTTGCCATCAACCGCAATGCGGCCATCCTGCACTACACCCACCTCTCCGCTCAGCGGGTGCCCGATGCGGAGCGGTACTCCTTCCTCATCGATGCCGGTGTGGATGTGCACGGCTATGCCTCCGACATCACCCGGACCTGGGCCTGGCGCCGCGGTGAGTTTGCCGATCTGATTGCGGCGCTGGATGCCCAGCAGCAGGAGATCATCGAGGAGATCAAGCCGGGCCGCCGTTACAGCGAGCTGCATCTGCAGATGCACCACCGACTGGCGCGCCTGCTGCAAGCCACCGAGCTGGTGGACATGTCGGTGGACGAGATGATCCATACCGGGGTGACCAACGTCTTCTTCCCCCACGGTCTCGGCCACTTCCTCGGCCTGCAGGTACACGATGCCGGCGGTTTCATGCAGGAT
Proteins encoded in this window:
- the pepQ gene encoding Xaa-Pro dipeptidase: MSSYSQLFAQHLDTLQQRTRDILQQQGLSGLAIHSGQTHRIFLDDQDYPFKVNPQFKAWLPVLDNPHCWLLVDGVNKPVLLFYRPVDFWHKVAELPNAFWVDFFDIRFLTRPEQVADHLPANKQEWAYLGGHLEVAELLGLGQPNPEAVLNYLHYHRAYKTAYELECLRDANRIGVRGHIAAKDSFMAGASEFEINLAYMKAVGQGANEAPYGNIVAINRNAAILHYTHLSAQRVPDAERYSFLIDAGVDVHGYASDITRTWAWRRGEFADLIAALDAQQQEIIEEIKPGRRYSELHLQMHHRLARLLQATELVDMSVDEMIHTGVTNVFFPHGLGHFLGLQVHDAGGFMQDERGTHLSAPEQFPYLRCTRVMEVGQVFTIEPGLYFIDSLLEPLRLGEQGKRVNWNKVEALRPYGGIRIEDNVVLHANGVENLTRQAGL